The following proteins are co-located in the Triticum aestivum cultivar Chinese Spring chromosome 1A, IWGSC CS RefSeq v2.1, whole genome shotgun sequence genome:
- the LOC123191250 gene encoding probable chromatin-remodeling complex ATPase chain: MGKPAEYGDEEDEELSSSGDAEGEEEQQEEEGSDEGEDEEDEEEEQEPEGEQAAGDGEDAEEEVDEEEIVAATTGGGADDDDDDGGDGAGAAEEAESTEDDAAAEEGGEEDADESEDATAKTEIGKRERAKLREMQKLKKQKIQEILDSQNASIDADMNKKGKGRLKYLLQQTEIFAHFAKGSQAAEKKNRGKGRHASKVTEEEEDEEYLKEEDALAAGGTRLLIQPSCINGKMRDYQLAGLNWLIRLYENGINGILADEMGLGKTLQTISLLGYLHEFRGITGPHMVVAPKSTLGNWMKEIQRFCPVLRAVKFLGNPEERNHIRENLLAPGKFDVCVTSFEMAIKEKTALRRFSWRYIIIDEAHRIKNENSLLSKTMRLFSTNYRLLITGTPLQNNLHELWSLLNFLLPEIFSSAETFDEWFQISGENDQHEVVQQLHKVLRPFLLRRLKSDVEKGLPPKKETILKVGMSEMQKQYYRALLQKDLEVINAGGERKRLLNIAMQLRKCCNHPYLFQGAEPGPPYTTGDHLIENAGKMVLLDKLLPKLKARDSRVLIFSQMTRLLDILEDYLMYRGYQYCRIDGNTGGDDRDASIEAFNKPGSEKFIFLLSTRAGGLGINLATADIVVLYDSDWNPQVDLQAQDRAHRIGQKKEVQVFRFCTEYTIEEKVIERAYKKLALDALVIQQGRLAEQKAVNKDELLQMVRFGAEMVFSSKDSTITDEDIDRIIARGEEATAQLDAKMKKFTEDAIKFKIDDSAELYDFDDDKEEDKPDFKKLVSDNWIEPPRRERKRNYSESEYFKQALRQGAPAKPREPRIPRMPNLHDFQFFNTQRLNELYEKEVKYLVQTNQKKDTIGDGDGEDEEVEPLNEEEQEEKEQLLEEGFSTWTRRDFNTFIRACEKYGRDDIKSIASEMEGKTEEEVQRYAEVFKERYTELNDYDRIIKNIEKGESKISRKDEIMKAIAKKMDRYKNPWLELKIQYGQNKGKLYNEECDRFLLCMVHKLGYGNWEELKSAFRMSPLFRFDWFVKSRTTQELARRCDTLIRLVEKENQECDERDRQARKDKKNMTPTKRPSSSSPAMDSPMQTPSKRGRRDGSAPLVSGDDLVFPEEQTHLAVDNRREAPDVPVYLIQCVCA, from the exons ATGGGGAAGCCGGCGGAgtacggcgacgaggaggacgaagaGCTGTCCAGCTCCGGCGACGCGGAGGGCGAggaggagcagcaggaggaggagggatCGGATGAGGGCgaggatgaggaggatgaggaggaagagcaggAGCCCGAGGGGGAGCAGGCGGCGGGGGATGGCGAGGATGCGGAGGAAGAAGTCGACGAGGAGGAGATCGTCGCCGCTACCACCGGCGGCGGcgccgatgacgacgacgacgacgggggagacggcgccggcgcggcggaggaggccgaATCTACCGAGGACGACGCCGCcgcggaggagggcggcgaggaAGATGCCGACGAG TCTGAAGACGCCACTGCAAAGACAGAGATTGGCAAGAGGGAACGGGCCAagctcagggaaatgcagaagctcaagaAGCAGAAGATCCAGGAAATACTGGACAGCCAAAACGCTTCCATTGATGCTGACATG aacaagaagggaaaggggcGACTGAAATACCTCTTGCAGCAGACTGAAATATTTGCTCATTTTGCGAAAGGAAGCCAAGCTGCGGAGAAAAAGAACCGCGGAAA GGGTCGTCATGCATCAAAGgtgacagaggaggaggaagatgaagaataCCTCAAGGAGGAAGATGCCCTTGCTGCAGGAGGAACACGCTTGCTTATACAACCATCAT GCATAAATGGGAAAATGAGAGATTACCAACTAGCTGGACTTAATTGGCTCATACGCTTGTATGAAAATGGCATCAATGGAATATTGGCTGATGAAATG GGTCTCGGAAAAACTCTCCAAACTATCTCCCTGCTTGGATATCTGCATGAGTTCAGAGGAATAACTGGTCCTCACATGGTTGTTGCACCAAAGTCTACTCTTGGCAATTGGATGAAGGAAATCCAACGTTTTTGCCCTGTTCTGCGTGCTGTCAAGTTCTTAGGAAACCCAGAAGAAAGG AATCATATAAGGGAAAATTTGCTAGCTCCAGGGAAGTTCGATGTCTGTGTTACTAGTTTTGAAATGGCAATAAAAGAAAAAACTGCATTGAGGCGTTTTAGCTGGCGCTATATTATTATCGATGAAGCTCATCGGATAAAAAATGAGAACTCCCTTCTTTCTAAGACAATGAGGCTTTTCAGTACCAATTACCGTCTGCTCATCACAGGCACTCCGCTGCAG AATAATCTTCATGAGCTTTGGTCTCTTCTCAACTTCTTGTTGCCAGAAATATTTAGCTCTGCAGAGACTTTTGATGAATGGTTCCAAATCTCAGGGGAAAATGATCAACATGAGGTTGTTCAGCAGCTTCATAAG GTTTTGCGTCCATTTCTCCTTCGGAGGCTTAAATCGGATGTCGAGAAAGGTTTACCTCCAAAGAAGGAGACTATACTTAAAGTTGGAATGTCTGAGATGCAAAAACAGTATTATCGTGCTCTACTTCAGAAGGATCTGGAGGTTATTAATGCTGGTGGTGAGCGCAAGCGCCTTCTTAACATAGCCATGCAACTACGGAAGTGCTGCAATCATCCATATTTATTCCAAGGTGCTGAGCCTGGCCCACCTTATACAACTGGGGACCATCTAATTGAGAATGCAG GAAAGATGGTTCTGTTAGATAAATTACTTCCCAAGCTAAAGGCCCGTGACTCCAGAGTACTGATATTCTCCCAG ATGACCCGTCTTTTGGACATTTTGGAAGATTATCTAATGTACAGAGGGTATCAGTATTGCCGGATTGATGGGAATACTGGTGGTGATGATCGTGATGCTTCCATTGAAGCTTTCAACAAGCCAGGGAGTGAAAAGTTTATCTTCTTACTTTCAACTAGGGCAGGTGGTCTTGGGATCAATCTTGCTACTGCTGACATTGTGGTTCTTTATGATAGTGATTG GAACCCTCAAGTGGATTTGCAAGCTCAAGACCGTGCACATAGAATTGGTCAAAAGAAAGAAGTTCAAGTCTTCCGTTTCTGCACCGAG TATACTATTGAGGAAAAAGTAATTGAGAGAGCATATAAGAAGCTTGCCTTGGATGCTTTGGTCATACAGCAAGGGCGATTGGCAGAACAGAAAG CCGTCAATAAGGATGAGCTGTTGCAAATGGTGAGATTTGGTGCTGAAATGGTATTCAGTTCCAAGGATAGTACAATAACAGATGAAGATATTGACCGCATTATCGCTAGAGGAGAAGAGGCGACGGCACAACTTGATGCAAAAATGAAGAAGTTCACAGAAGATGCCATTAAATTTAAAAT agatgatt CTGCTGAACTTTATGATTTTGATGACGACAAG GAGGAAGACAAGCCAGATTTTAAAAAGCTAGTCAGTGATAACTGGATAGAACCCCCTAGACGAGAAAGAAAACGAAA CTACTCCGAGTCTGAATATTTTAAGCAAGCACTTCGCCAAGGTGCCCCAGCAAAACCTAGGGAACCGAGAATTCCCCGAATGCCGAACTT GCATGATTTCCAGTTCTTCAACACGCAGAGGCTCAATGAATTGTATGAAAAGGAAGTCAAATACCTCGTG CAAACTAATCAGAAAAAGGATACAATTGGCGATGGTGATGGTGAGGATGAAG AAGTGGAACCTTTAAACGAGGAGGAGCAAGAAGAGAAGGAGCAGCTACTGGAAGAG GGCTTTTCAACATGGACGAGGAGGGACTTCAACACATTCATTCGAGCTTGTGAGAAATATGGTCGTGACGACATAAAGAGTATAGCCTCTGAAATGgaggggaaaacggaagaggaagttCAGCGGTATGCTGAAGTTTTCAAGGAAAGATATACAGAATTGAATG ATTATGACAGAATTATTAAGAACATTGAGAAAGGAGAATCAAAGATCTCTCGGAAGGATGAGATTATGAAAGCCATTGCGAAAAAGATGGACCGTTATAAGAACCCATGGTTGGAGTTGAAAATTCAGTATGGCCAGAACAAAGGGAAGCTGTACAATGAGGAATGCGACCGTTTTCTG TTGTGCATGGTGCACAAACTTGGCTATGGAAACTGGGAAGAACTGAAGTCGGCCTTCCGCATGTCTCCCTTGTTCCGTTTTGATTGGTTTGTGAAGTCCAGAACCACGCAAGAGTTGGCTAGAAGGTGCGACACTCTCATTCGTCTAGTGGAGAAGGAGAACCAAGAGTGTGATGAGCGTGATAGACAGGCCAGGAAAGATAAGAAG AACATGACACCAACAAAGCGTCCTTCGTCAAGTAGTCCAGCAATGGACTCTCCCATGCAGACCCCCTCCAAGAGGGGGCGGAGGGACGGCAGTGCACCCTTGGTAA GCGGCGATGATCTAGTGTTCCCTGAGGAACAAACTCATTTGGCGGTTGACAACCGAAGGGAAGCCCCAGATGTACCTGTTTATCTCATCCAGTGTGTTTGCGCCTAG
- the LOC123191259 gene encoding double-stranded RNA-binding protein 2: MFKNQLQELAQRSCFNLPSYACIREGPDHAPRFKATVTFNGESFESPGFYPTLRQAEHAAAEVALNELSKRGPSSSLAAKVLDETGIYKNLLQETAHRAGLKLPMYTTIRSGPGHTPTFTCTVELAGRIFTGNPGKTKKQAQKNAAMVAWSELKQLPLVGEAASSSSPSDHDEEQEQVTVTRTLENLNRKNEGKASHQKEKQQSNNRPQSRRSYPKPYVSFYGSHLQNQMYPNVAPEQAMYHMWNQVQATQQKPHLPMVQAMGNTRFQPPPTMLSVYPPPPRRQFAVPASQDALALLPCFPETAPVLPRYFSPYPATYVPRSPLPVTVHTMNRERQGYTETVGLPDAAVLSGYTALDSSSTPENVGPSQVEQWPESGKEAYTESSAASVEENKATQTSSSTAHPLSQKLEPNQDDKESKKPAEQPPKPSLSRAGSSVVQRPVQRQGYPSPVQHGEPTHRSNLPFSRATSPELWSMDMQAPARYGAAAPMSSSGLLYQQRPPWLAAPVTVRTSIPVCSARPNAAVNSSPGAAARARPAVQILSREDPEAHRNTRHVGDASTASSELNKLHM; the protein is encoded by the exons ATGTTCAAGAACCAGCTCCAGGAGCTTGCGCAGAGGAGCTGCTTCAACTTGCCGTCCTACGCGTGCATCCGCGAGGGGCCAGATCATGCGCCCCGGTTTAAGGCCACGGTTACTTTTAATGGGGAATCGTTTGAGAGCCCAGGGTTCTATCCCACCTTGCGGCAGGCAGAGCATGCGGCAGCTGAGGTAGCGCTCAATGAGTTGTCgaagagggggccatcatcatcgcttGCTGCAAAAGTCCTG GATGAAACTGGGATCTACAAGAACCTGCTCCAAGAAACTGCTCATCGGGCCGGTTTAAAACTGCCTATGTACACTACTATTAGATCTGGACCAGGGCATACACCAACATTCACGTGTACAGTGGAGTTAGCAGGAAGGATCTTCACTGGCAATCCTGGCAAGACCAAGAAACAAGCCCAAAAAAATGCTGCTATGGTGGCCTGGTCTGAATTGAAGCAGC TGCCTCTAGTAGGTGAGGcagcatcttcatcttctccgtccGATCATGACGAGGAGCAGGAACAGGTCACAGTTACCCGCACTCTTGAAAACTTGAACCGAAAAAATGAAGGCAAGGCATCACATCAAAAGGAAAAACAGCAAAGCAATAACCGCCCACAATCTCGGAGATCTTATCCTAAACCATATGTGTCATTTTACGGGTCACACTTACAAAATCAGATGTACCCAAATGTTGCACCAGAGCAAGCAATGTACCATATGTGGAACCAAGTGCAAGCAACACAGCAGAAGCCCCATCTCCCGATGGTTCAAGCTATGGGCAACACAAGGTTTCAACCGCCACCAACTATGCTCTCCGTGTACCCTCCTCCACCTAGAAGGCAGTTTGCCGTGCCAGCCAGCCAAGATGCTTTAGCTCTTCTTCCATGTTTTCCTGAAACTGCTCCTGTCCTTCCTCGGTACTTCTCGCCTTACCCTGCCACCTATGTACCAAGAAGTCCATTGCCAGTTACTGTGCACACAATGAACAGGGAAAGGCAAGGGTATACTGAGACAGTTGGGCTTCCTGATGCCGCAGTTTTATCCGGATACACTGCTCTAGATTCCTCTAGTACTCCAGAAAATGTCGGTCCAAGTCAGGTTGAACAATGGCCAGAAAGTGGGAAAGAGGCGTATACAGAGAGTAGTGCTGCCTCCGTGGAAGAGAATAAAGCTACTCAGACGTCAAGCTCCACAGCACATCCACTGTCACAGAAGTTGGAACCAAATCAAGATGATAAAGAGTCAAAGAAGCCAGCAGAACAGCCACCAAAGCCATCATTGTCTCGTGCTGGATCATCTGTTGTACAAAGACCTGTCCAACGACAGGGTTATCCTAGTCCTGTTCAGCACGGCGAGCCTACCCACAGAAGTAATCTTCCGTTCAGCAGGGCGACATCACCAGAGTTATGGTCGATGGACATGCAAGCTCCAGCGAGATATGGAGCTGCGGCTCCTATGAGTTCATCAGGTTTGTTATACCAGCAGCGGCCCCCTTGGTTGGCGGCCCCTGTGACAGTCCGAACTTCTATCCCTGTGTGCTCAGCCAGGCCAAATGCAGCGGTAAACTCTAGCCctggagcagcagcgcgagcacgGCCTGCTGTTCAGATCCTCTCCAGGGAGGACCCTGAAGCCCACAGGAACACGAGACACGTGGGCGACGCTTCGACGGCGAGTTCAGAACTCAATAAGCTCCATATGTGA